The nucleotide sequence ACATTTATATTAATTCATTTATGTCAATCTAGCATATAAAAATCTTCgtctttgttttgcatttacaagaaatatttattatatagtttaaattattcaacccgtgtaacacacggggaactaacctagttacTAAATATTTCAATTGCTAATGTATCATAGTGTGGGTTACGAAAGTGCCGATAGATAGGCCCCGTTTGACCCCAAAATATAAACCTATTCAAGAAGGCTTCCTTCCGGCTCAAGCTTTTAATAACGGAAGCAAATTAACTATTTGAACTTTTATGGGAGGCAAACAACATATCACTAGACCACTAAACACCGAAAACAACGGAAAAATTGGCGAAAATTCAATAAACGCTTGATCGAAgtttaaaagaaaagaaaaacaagatTAAGTCAATTATTATTACTTCTTAACAATCAAACGTCCGTTACAGATCTATCAAAAGACAACTTATTATGTGATCGAAAAAACCCTAACATCTCTAACACATGGTTTTATTTAAATGTAAACAATCTAACCACTAGATCAACTTGAACCAGATCTTTGCAGTGAAATATCCGAACTGACCAATCTCCTAGAGATTGCCTTACCAAGAGTGACGATAAAGGTTCGTATTTCCATCGGGGCCAGTTCAACAACCATCTTTTGCGGGTCAACAGGTCCACCCCTCGGGACTGCAGGTTCATCATTCTTTGACCCCTCCACTTTCCACACCAACCTTTTCTTTTCCATTTCCTCTCTTCCTTGGTTAGCAGATAAGCTCATTTCTGATACTTTGGTTATCTTAAataattcaaaaataaaaaatatatatattatgaacCAGTCTAAACAAGAAGTAGATTATGATGAACCGTATGTCGGATTTTACCTTCCTCTTTGTAAATAATTTCTTCAACTCGACACGTGTTATCACCGAGAGATCCTTGTCCTCTCCTATCTAAAaccataaagaaaaaaaaaacaactaccACCTTAGTTTGTTGCAGTGTTTTAGAACACAACAACTAAAAGAAATATAAAAGGCTACAACTATCTAAAGAAGAAAACGAGTTGAAAGTCGTCCAAAACAGAGATCGGTACAGTacccgtaccggtaccgaatttcaaCAAAACTGGGTACGGAATGCAGTACCAAATGTTTTGATACGGTACGAGGTACGAGCACGGGTATtggtaccggtatttcggtacGGTACCCGTTTTGGTACcgctttgtttttattttattttattttttgagcACTCGTACGggtaccaaataggtaaaatcgTTACGAGTACCAATACCAACGGGTACCAGATAGATAAAATTGGTATGAATACCAATATGATACGGATACCAAATAGGTAAAACCAATACAAGTACCATAAAAACCATAATACGAACTAAAtcataatataaaaaaaactctTGAAATTCTATAtaaaattcggtaccagtaccatTTTTCCCCATACCAATGCCGAAAGTACCGAATACCGAAATCAATAAAACTCGGTACCGATACATGTAAAAGAGCAGGATACCTCATATAAGTGTGCCAAACGGAGAAGAACATTTCCATCTTCAAGCTCCTGAAGTGTTAGCAATACAACATTATCAGGGAGACTGTAGGTGGAATCCATTCCCGAAAATTTGGACACCTGGAAATTCGTCCCTTTGTTTCCATCCTGTAAAACACGATATAGTTTTTAACAGAATAACTTTCTATGCATCTTCAAAGCAACGCTAAAAATTGTACTTTTATTTCACCTGCTCAGTGAAGGCCAAAAGAAGCGGAGAGTAGATCTCTTGACCATACGATCGCCGCCACTTGGCGCCCTCTCCAAGCGGGTCGATCCTAACATAGTATTTCCCTTGAACCTGTACGTACAAATTCCTTAATGTAAGAGACTAGCAATGCAAAATACCAAACTTGCATCACTAATGCGATTAATTGTTAAATGCTTACAGCTAATCCTCTACAATCGTTACCGACACAAACTGTTTCATTTAAAGCTTCGGCAACACCTTTTCCATCATCATACAGCAGCCTCCTACAAAAACGATTATGCATAATTACATATTTACATATGTATAATGTGTGACTGGTTCAAAATTGTTTTAAGTGTTAACTGTGAGAACTAATGACATCATCAAGGAAAAACCTACCTATGGAGCATTAACTCCAATTGCCCATCAACAATGCTGGATCCACCAACGGATCTATCTACCAAAACCGAGAGTTCGCTTTTTTCGTCTTTTAGGTAAATTCCAAGATTTATCTATTATGAAATAATCCAACTTGAGTTATATACATGAAGTCGAACTTTGTGTTGTATATGCAAATGAAAGAACATACAGGATAATAATTTCCTGCGATTGGTTGATTCACTTCAAGATCCCAGTCAGCTCTGTAGTCTCTAATCTGCAACAGAAATTTAATTTcagatatgataaaaaaaaaaattaaacaaaaaatcATATATTAAATTGTTGACATAGTGCTGCGGCATACCCGTTTAATGAAATCGCGACCGTTAGAATCGGAATAAAATGTTTTATCGCTCTTGATGGTGGTTGTGATCTGAGTTACAATCTCTTTCCCAACTCCATCTTCAATAGGTATGGGGCCCACCTGAAGTTTCGATGATTATGATAAACATATACTAGAAAAACACAAGTGAAGGAAATAACTTACAGTGAATTCGACTTCAGCATGTTCCTTATTTTTGTACACTCTAGTGACCTACCATAAAAAAActcaataaaaataataaataaatggatttatttaaaaactaattaaaaaaggaTGTTGATCGTATAATTTATTACCTGGTAAATCCATGGATTTATTTTCTGATGTACTTCGTCGTATATTGTCCCCTTCAAAACCGTTATATTCTGAAATTTTATTGAACATTAGTAATTTGGAAGTGGTTATAAATCATAGGACATGCGTATCAGAATATCTTTATACCTGCTTCTGAGAACCGATAGGATATGTACCGTTTGGACGGAAAACATATGCTCCAGATGCCTAGACGAGAAAAAGAAACACTTATGAGGGTCATTTGCTGACATGTACGAATAAACAGTGTCCACATAGACGTATATCTCCAcgtaaacaataataaaaaaatggtaaatgaaaataataataataataataataataataataataataataataataacactaCCTGCAACCCCGTAGTGCCATCAAATCCAGCATAATAGCTATATGATTGCTTCACAGAGGCTTCAATCTTTCATAACCCAACACCAGACAGATTAGATACACATTAGCAATATAAAGGatcataataatatatatagcTTAACCAACTATTTCAAATATGGAGTAGaactaggggtgcaaatgagCTGAGCGGTCAGTGAGCtgctcgagatcggctcgagaaaaagctcgaaacgagccgagccttatcgagcttgagcctaaaattaAGCTCGTTTATTTATCAAGCCCGGGCTCGAGCctggcatgtgaagctcgtcGGGCTCAGAGAGCCTTATCGAGCCATAATGTAAaattagtttttattaatatataataacATTTACCCCTCATATAAAGTTGTctagtaaacgagccgagccgagcttatttaagcttgtttacaaaccgagcccgaacctaaaaataagcttgtttggTAAGTGAGTCTGAGCCCGAGCTTCAGTTATTGAGCtcacgagcctaaacgagcctaaacgagccctattatttatatttttttatttaatatattaaacaatATATCATAATCGAGCTGATCCCGAGTCAAACTCGAGCTTGAGAAACTACCAatgagccaagctcgagctttgaaaacaaagctcgagctctcataagttaatcgagctcgagctcgggctgggggctcggctcgtttgcacccctacgtAGAAGAACATTCAGATAATCAAAATACATATGGCATGTCTTATGAAAAATACTGAACGAAATAATGATAATGTACTTACGGAGCTTTTACTATTAACATACTGAGAAAGCTTTCCGTCACTTCCGGAATATATCAACTTCAAATTTCCAGACCCTATTTCTATATCATCGTTTCCTGTGCCAGTGTGCTTGTAAAAAGCTTCTTTTACAAAATTCGAAGCTGCATAGTAACATTAACCAATATTAAAAAAGATACCGTTCTACGTTCAAAACTTCAAatcaatgtaacctatataaacTTATAAAATATATTACCTGGTTTATTTGTGCTAGAGATGACGTACGTGCTAAAACCCAAAGGCGGTACAGACGCTGTAAACGCAAGCCAGTATTTGGGAGTAGAACTTGGTGTTTTACCCGTATATGCAGCCGCGTAGTAATTTCTAACGGATATAGATTCTTTTACTATAGGGAGAAGCTGAGATTCAACTTGTTTCCCACTGGAATCGTAGACTGCGACATTCTCACTCACAACCTGTTAATTATAACGTATGCATGATACAAGATTTATACTAGAAACCAGATGACCAACATGCATAACATATGTAAAACTTACTGGAAGTCTTATAACATCAGATCTCTTCCACCCCAAGGGATTGTAGATAACAGCCACCTACGGTAAATGTAATAAGATTCATTTAATTTacgagtaaattacgtttttggcccctgtggttatatcacttttactatattagtccaAAATAAggatttttaacatatctgcccccatggtctctataattaaccattttggcccctaagtctaaagatcatgggggccaaaatggttagttatagagaccatgggggccaaaatggttagacttaggggccaaaatggttagttatagagaccatgggggcagatatgttaaaaattcttattttgggctaatatagtaaaagtgatataaccacaggggctaaaaacgtaatttactctttaatttaCCGTGCATATGCAGATAGATATATGTTAATTACATATACTCACGTACCAACTTTTTGCCAGATGAAAGATCGGCTTCGGTTGAAGGGCAATAGCTTATGTTTAGAAGTGGACACTGGAAATCGATGAAGAAACACATTATTAAATATAGATAGATATATGTTAagtatattattatatatatgtgtacatATGTATTGCATCGGTACCTGATGAATATTG is from Helianthus annuus cultivar XRQ/B chromosome 9, HanXRQr2.0-SUNRISE, whole genome shotgun sequence and encodes:
- the LOC110879976 gene encoding probable alpha-mannosidase At5g13980 — translated: MADYRVCVVLFLLLCAVTVCVESKYMIYDTAQGVVKEKLNVHLVAHTHDDVGWLKTVDQYYVGSNNSIQGACVQNVLDSTIQALLADKNRKFIYVEQAFFQRWWRDQSEKTQAIVKRLVSSGQLEMINGGWCMHDEAAPHYIDMIDQTTYGHNFIKEQFNVTPRIGWQIDPFGHSAVQAYLLGAELGFDSVFFGRIDYQDRAKRKGDKRLEVIWRGSKSLGSSSQIFAGAFPENYEPPPGGFYFEVNDDSPIVQDDIDLFDYNVEERVNDFVAAALSQANITRTNHVMWTMGTDFKYQYAESWFRNMDKFIHYVNKDGRVNALYSTPSIYTDAKHAETDSWPLKEDDYFPYASDIDAYWTGYFTSRAGLKGYVRMLSGYYLAARQLEVMKGRNKTGPTTDYLGDALGIAQHHDAVSGTSQQHVANDYAKRLSIGQKEAEVVVAESIACMISPKPGCSSSASNIHQCPLLNISYCPSTEADLSSGKKLVAVIYNPLGWKRSDVIRLPVVSENVAVYDSSGKQVESQLLPIVKESISVRNYYAAAYTGKTPSSTPKYWLAFTASVPPLGFSTYVISSTNKPASNFVKEAFYKHTGTGNDDIEIGSGNLKLIYSGSDGKLSQYVNSKSSIEASVKQSYSYYAGFDGTTGLQASGAYVFRPNGTYPIGSQKQNITVLKGTIYDEVHQKINPWIYQVTRVYKNKEHAEVEFTVGPIPIEDGVGKEIVTQITTTIKSDKTFYSDSNGRDFIKRIRDYRADWDLEVNQPIAGNYYPINLGIYLKDEKSELSVLVDRSVGGSSIVDGQLELMLHRRLLYDDGKGVAEALNETVCVGNDCRGLAVQGKYYVRIDPLGEGAKWRRSYGQEIYSPLLLAFTEQDGNKGTNFQVSKFSGMDSTYSLPDNVVLLTLQELEDGNVLLRLAHLYEIGEDKDLSVITRVELKKLFTKRKITKVSEMSLSANQGREEMEKKRLVWKVEGSKNDEPAVPRGGPVDPQKMVVELAPMEIRTFIVTLGKAISRRLVSSDISLQRSGSS